Proteins from a single region of Drosophila biarmipes strain raj3 chromosome 3R, RU_DBia_V1.1, whole genome shotgun sequence:
- the LOC108025116 gene encoding uncharacterized protein LOC108025116, translating to MRVSSLFVVCVASLVATTLGRPEPPSPYSYHGLPQQQSQRALPLNVHPVPPQIYQSLPQEQSFANFAAPQQTYLPPQMQLEPIEQVAPTAAAAVAEPLNAYDDSYNMAHRLSGVQHASGYNNGPQETKVHKHIYVHVPPKDFEEEDAIQTRVHHQQGPKQKHYKIVFIKAPSAPAIRQPVVPPPPQNEEKTLIYVLHKKPEQEQDIVIPTPPPTKPSKPEVYFIKYKTKKEEAPVYGPPPADMEPRQATAEDFAPLAEVADVLPPTTLAPEPEVEQPAVPAAVYGPPTAAAYTGEEVQTTLSAPANQYLPPATAPANLALEEPSMAPIVVEEQQQPEQRLAPIPSHVPAANYGPPNRFFLKKLK from the exons ATGCGTGTCTCGTCGCTGTTCGTTGTGTGCGTCGCCTCCCTGGTGGCCACCACTCTGGGTCGTCCTGAGCCACCGTCCCCGTACTCCTACCACGGATTACCGCAGCAGCAGAGCCAGCGGGCTTTGCCACTAAATG TACACCCCGTGCCCCCTCAGATCTACCAATCCCTGCCCCAGGAGCAGTCCTTTGCCAACTTCGCTGCCCCCCAGCAGACCTACCTGCCACCCCAAATGCAGCTGGAGCCCATCGAGCAAGTGGCTCccactgccgccgccgccgtcgctGAGCCCCTGAATGCCTACGACGACAGCTACAACATGGCCCACCGCCTGTCCGGAGTGCAGCACGCCAGTGGCTACAACAACGGACCCCAGGAGACCAAGGTGCACAAGCACATCTACGTCCATGTGCCGCCAAAGGACTTCGAGGAGGAGGATGCCATCCAGACGCGTGTCCACCACCAGCAGGGACCCAAGCAGAAGCACTACAAGATCGTGTTCATCAAGGCGCCATCTGCCCCGGCCATCCGCCAGCCAGTGGTGCCACCACCACCCCAGAACGAGGAGAAGACCCTGATCTATGTGCTGCACAAGAAgccggagcaggagcaggacatAGTGATCCCGACGCCACCACCCACCAAGCCCTCGAAGCCTGAGGTGTACTTCATCAAGTACAAGACCAAGAAGGAGGAGGCCCCCGTCTACGGACCCCCGCCAGCTGACATGGAGCCCCGCCAGGCCACCGCCGAGGACTTTGCTCCCCTGGCTGAGGTCGCCGATGTCCTGCCACCCACCACCTTGGCTCCCGAGCCGGAGGTGGAGCAGCCAGCCGTTCCCGCCGCTGTCTATGGCCCACCCACCGCCGCTGCCTACACTGGGGAGGAGGTGCAGACCACCCTGTCCGCTCCTGCCAACCAGTACCTGCCCCCCGCCACCGCTCCCGCCAACCTGGCACTCGAGGAGCCCTCGATGGCGCCCATCGTcgtggaggagcagcagcagcccgaGCAGCGCCTGGcccccatcccatcccatgtGCCCGCCGCCAACTACGGTCCTCCCAACCGCTTCTTCCTCAAGAAGCTGAAGTGA
- the LOC108025158 gene encoding leucine-rich melanocyte differentiation-associated protein — MQTPENNDSQLILVQQNLRTLPQELVKSHADHVEVLDLSHNCLKDLSWLADFEQLRQLVLDSNRMHEAHLRTLTRPLPQLEILMLNKNEFNDLPTTIRLIRRFFPNLQYLSLHGNPICPDGLELQPFSSYLRYDYAYYSNYIAQSLSKLKFLDHGLVQRTYQYESFPLKNYAGKPLIQTTSL; from the exons ATGCAAACGCCAGAAAATAACGACAGTCAG CTTATTTTGGTGCAGCAGAATTTGAGAACACTGCCACAGGAATTGGTTAAGAGCCATGCTGATCATGTGGAAGTACTGGATCTGAGCCACAATTGCCTGAAGGATCTGTCTTGGCTGGCGGACTTCGAGCAACTGCGTCAGCTGGTCCTGGACAGCAATCGCATGCATGAGGCCCACCTCAGGACATTGACACGTCCACTGCCCCAGTTGGAGATACTCATGCTCAATAAGAATGAG TTCAATGACCTACCCACCACCATAAGACTGATCAGGAGGTTCTTTCCCAACCTGCAGTATCTGAGCCTCCATGGCAATCCCATCTGCCCAGACGGCTTGGAACTGCAGCCCTTCTCCAGTTACCTGCGCTACGACTACGCGTACTACAG CAACTACATTGCACAGTCGCTGAGCAAACTGAAATTCCTGGATCACGGGCTGGTTCAACGCACCTACCAGTACGAAAGTTTCCCGCTCAAAAACTATGCTGGCAAACCACTAATACAAACTACTAGTTTATGA
- the LOC108025335 gene encoding aldehyde dehydrogenase X, mitochondrial, which produces MADPNAKPKYTKLFINNEFVDSVSGKTFATFNPATNKEIVKVAEGDKADIDLAVLAAKKAFHRDSEWRKLSPLQRTTLMNKLCALMDRDKAFLASLESQDNGKPYAEALFDVTYSVLTLQYYAGWTDKFFGDTIPAGGFTSMTRKEPIGVVGQIIPWNYPLLMLAWKWGPALAVGCTIIMKPAEQTPLTALHMAALAKEAGFPAGVINVVNGFGPTAGAAISEHPDIAKVAFTGSVDIGRIVMQAAAKSNLKRVSLELGGKSPVVVFDDADIDFAVETTHEALFSNHGQSCCAGSRTYVHEKIYDEFVAKAAAKAKARKVGNPFEADVQQGPQIDQEMLTKVLGYIESGQKEGAKLQAGGKRIGNVGFFVEPTVFSDVKDTMRIAQEEIFGPVQSIFKFSTLEEMIDRANNVQYGLAAGVITNDINKALKFANNVDAGSVWINCYDAVLPSTPFGGYKHSGIGRELGKDGLDNYLETKTITMKLL; this is translated from the exons ATGGCCGATCCCAACGCCAAGCCCAAGTACACAAAA CTCTTCATCAACAATGAGTTCGTTGATTCGGTGTCTGGAAAGACCTTTGCCACTTTCAATCCGGCGACGAACAAGGAGATAGTCAAAGTCGCCGAGGGAGATAAG GCTGACATAGACCTGGCTGTGCTCGCGGCCAAGAAGGCCTTCCATCGCGACTCGGAATGGCGCAAGTTGAGCCCCCTGCAGCGCACCACTCTAATGAACAA ACTCTGTGCCCTAATGGATCGCGACAAGGCCTTCCTGGCCAGCTTGGAGTCCCAGGACAATGGCAAACCCTATGCCGAGGCCCTTTTCGATGTGACCTACTCGGTGCTGACCCTGCAGTATTATGCCGGCTGGACGGACAAGTTCTTTGGTGACACCATTCCCGCTGGAGGCTTCACCTCGATGACCCGCAAGGAACCCATTGGCGTGGTGGGCCAGATCATCCCCTGGAACTACCCCCTGCTGATGCTGGCCTGGAAGTGGGGTCCAGCCCTGGCCGTTGGTTGCACCATCATCATGAAGCCCGCGGAGCAGACTCCTCTGACTGCCCTCCACATGGCTGCTTTGGCCAAGGAAGCGGGCTTCCCGGCCGGAGTGATCAATGTGGTGAATGGATTTGGTCCCACTGCCGGAGCTGCCATCAGTGAACATCCCGATATAGCCAAGGTGGCTTTCACTGGCTCCGTGGACATTGGCAGGATTGTGATGCAGGCGGCGGCCAAGTCGAACTTGAAGAGGGTCTCCCTGGAGTTGGGCGGCAAGAGTCCCGTGGTGGTATTCGATGATGCAGATA TTGACTTTGCGGTGGAGACCACCCACGAGGCCCTGTTCTCCAATCACGGCCAGAGCTGCTGTGCCGGCAGTCGCACCTACGTCCACGAGAAGATCTACGACGAGTTCGTGGCCAAGGCAGCCGCCAAGGCCAAGGCCCGCAAGGTGGGCAATCCCTTCGAGGCGGATGTGCAGCAGGGTCCCCAGATCGACCAGGAGATGCTGACCAAGGTGTTGGGCTACATCGAGAGTGGCCAGAAGGAGGGAGCCAAGCTGCAGGCTGGCGGCAAGAGGATCGGAAATGTCGGTTTCTTTGTGGAGCCCACTGTCTTCTCGGATGTGAAGGACACCATGCGCATTGCCCAGGAGGAGATCTTCGGGCCCGTGCAGTCGATCTTCAAGTTCAGCACCCTGGAGGAGATGATCGATCGGGCCAACAATGTGCAATATGGCCTGGCCGCCGGCGTTATTACCAATGACATCAACAAGGCCCTGAAGTTCGCCAACAATGTGGATGCGGGATCCGTGTGGATCAACTGCTACGACGCCGTCCTGCCCTCCACTCCGTTCGGTGGCTACAAGCACTCGGGAATTGGCAGGGAACTGGGCAAGGATGGTCTGGACAACTACCTGGAGACCAAGACCATCACCATGAAGCTGCTTTAA
- the LOC108025336 gene encoding uncharacterized protein LOC108025336 isoform X2 encodes MELIKKYKQGKLTTSDIRNLNHTVICLMVLVAVFSILWSISLHMISGDLNEGIVSAKLIFRERNMDQLTDHSKEILHKDFIEATQNAYGRKYSVQDVTPDSLQGESQSTKPVYKIPHIFDSIENRPKLERLMAEMKEESITSTTAAPPKITFNAEADRHFLSTMSIDIYSTSWNQGIGAQFVYSFPLISEIVAIIWTAMCLIFQTGSKKSSVLPKPWRIVVPSIIIFSVMSLGSVIYTILTNGHLKRLCGQLRGNLTDPTAISCGDAIALLRPIVHDHNVSHDTYLELFRASYIIGMVLWIIALLVMVLRFIFAVDFQLVDIDEMFDNDRYGSPQVQIQPVYTEVVQQSSPQHQTQMRPRSEDDYQSARSRLSDLAVPLLEVQSQSQVPPPNVA; translated from the exons ATGGAGCTGATTAAGAAATACAAACAGGGGAAGCTAACCACCAGCGATATTCGCAATCTAAATC ACACCGTAATATGTCTGATGGTCCTCGTGGCAGTGTTCTCCATTCTGTGGAGTATTTCGCTGCACATGATATCGGGCGATCTGAACGAGGGAATTGTTAGTGCCAAACTCATCTTCCGGGAGCGCAATATGGATCAATTAACTGATCATAGCAAAGAGATACTTCATAAGGACTTTATCGAAGCCACGCAGAATGCCTATGGGCGAAAGTACTCCGTGCAGGATGTCACGCCCGATTCGCTGCAAGGCGAGAGCC AATCCACAAAGCCAGTGTATAAGATACCGCATATCTTCGATTCCATTGAGAACAGACCTAAACTGGAGCGCCTCATGGCGGAAATGAAGGAGGAGTCGATCACAAGCACCACGGCTGCGCCTCCAAAGATCACCTTCAATGCTGAGGCAGATCGTCACTTCCTGAGCACAA TGTCCATCGATATTTACTCCACCAGTTGGAATCAAGGCATTGGAGCTCAATTCGTCTATTCATTTCCCCTCATATCTGAGATAGTGGCCATCATCTGGACAGCCATGTGTCTGATCTTCCAGACAGGCAGCAAAAAGAGCTC tGTTCTGCCAAAACCCTGGCGCATTGTAGTGCCCTCCATCATTATTTTTTCGGTGATGAGTCTGGGCAGCGTGATCTATACCATCCTAACCAATGGCCACCTTAAGCGTTTGTGTGGCCAGCTCAGGGGGAACCTCACAGATCCCACTGCCATCAGTTGTGGCGATGCCATCGCCCTGCTGCGTCCCATCGTCCATGACCACAATGTGTCCCACGATACGTATCTGGAGCTCTTCCGCGCCAGCTACATCATTGGAATGGTGCTGTGGATCATCGCTTTGCTGGTCATGGTGCTGAGATTCATCTTTGCCGTGGACTTCCAGCTGGTGGACATCGACGAGATGTTCGATAATGATCGGTACGGGTCTCCACAAGTCCAAATCCAGCCGGTTTACACGGAGGTAGTGCAGCAGAGCAGTCCGCAGCACCAGACGCAGATGCGTCCCAGGTCGGAGGATGACTATCAGAGTGCCAGGTCGCGTTTGAGCGATCTTGCAGTGCCACTGCTGGAGGTGCAGAGCCAGTCCCAGGTTCCGCCCCCTAACGTGGCCTAA
- the LOC108025336 gene encoding uncharacterized protein LOC108025336 isoform X1: protein MGSPPQRIRRIGDSLQMLTREARSEVVRCEHTVICLMVLVAVFSILWSISLHMISGDLNEGIVSAKLIFRERNMDQLTDHSKEILHKDFIEATQNAYGRKYSVQDVTPDSLQGESQSTKPVYKIPHIFDSIENRPKLERLMAEMKEESITSTTAAPPKITFNAEADRHFLSTMSIDIYSTSWNQGIGAQFVYSFPLISEIVAIIWTAMCLIFQTGSKKSSVLPKPWRIVVPSIIIFSVMSLGSVIYTILTNGHLKRLCGQLRGNLTDPTAISCGDAIALLRPIVHDHNVSHDTYLELFRASYIIGMVLWIIALLVMVLRFIFAVDFQLVDIDEMFDNDRYGSPQVQIQPVYTEVVQQSSPQHQTQMRPRSEDDYQSARSRLSDLAVPLLEVQSQSQVPPPNVA from the exons ATGGGGAGTCCTCCGCAGCGGATACGGCGGATTGGCGACAGTCTGCAGATGCTAACCCGGGAAGCCAGGAGCGAGGTGGTGCGCTGCGAAC ACACCGTAATATGTCTGATGGTCCTCGTGGCAGTGTTCTCCATTCTGTGGAGTATTTCGCTGCACATGATATCGGGCGATCTGAACGAGGGAATTGTTAGTGCCAAACTCATCTTCCGGGAGCGCAATATGGATCAATTAACTGATCATAGCAAAGAGATACTTCATAAGGACTTTATCGAAGCCACGCAGAATGCCTATGGGCGAAAGTACTCCGTGCAGGATGTCACGCCCGATTCGCTGCAAGGCGAGAGCC AATCCACAAAGCCAGTGTATAAGATACCGCATATCTTCGATTCCATTGAGAACAGACCTAAACTGGAGCGCCTCATGGCGGAAATGAAGGAGGAGTCGATCACAAGCACCACGGCTGCGCCTCCAAAGATCACCTTCAATGCTGAGGCAGATCGTCACTTCCTGAGCACAA TGTCCATCGATATTTACTCCACCAGTTGGAATCAAGGCATTGGAGCTCAATTCGTCTATTCATTTCCCCTCATATCTGAGATAGTGGCCATCATCTGGACAGCCATGTGTCTGATCTTCCAGACAGGCAGCAAAAAGAGCTC tGTTCTGCCAAAACCCTGGCGCATTGTAGTGCCCTCCATCATTATTTTTTCGGTGATGAGTCTGGGCAGCGTGATCTATACCATCCTAACCAATGGCCACCTTAAGCGTTTGTGTGGCCAGCTCAGGGGGAACCTCACAGATCCCACTGCCATCAGTTGTGGCGATGCCATCGCCCTGCTGCGTCCCATCGTCCATGACCACAATGTGTCCCACGATACGTATCTGGAGCTCTTCCGCGCCAGCTACATCATTGGAATGGTGCTGTGGATCATCGCTTTGCTGGTCATGGTGCTGAGATTCATCTTTGCCGTGGACTTCCAGCTGGTGGACATCGACGAGATGTTCGATAATGATCGGTACGGGTCTCCACAAGTCCAAATCCAGCCGGTTTACACGGAGGTAGTGCAGCAGAGCAGTCCGCAGCACCAGACGCAGATGCGTCCCAGGTCGGAGGATGACTATCAGAGTGCCAGGTCGCGTTTGAGCGATCTTGCAGTGCCACTGCTGGAGGTGCAGAGCCAGTCCCAGGTTCCGCCCCCTAACGTGGCCTAA